From one Flavobacteriales bacterium genomic stretch:
- the rseP gene encoding RIP metalloprotease RseP codes for MEILIKGAQLILSLSILVTLHELGHYLPARWFKTRVEKFYLFFDPWFSLVKKKIGDTEFGIGWIPFGGYVKISGMVDESMDKAQMAKPAEPWEFRSKPAWQRLIIMVGGVTVNLLLGMLIYIGILWVWGRDYLPNENAIYGVHVSKTLEAQGMRDGDRIISVNGKAPKSIGEAQAAIMLDDARDLVIDRNGEEVRITLPTGFSQMAVDSGEKALMQVRIPFFIDSIIAGAGASRSALRNGDRIVSVEGESTPYFEDFRKKVRDHKDNFAVIGYERSGARDLAVVQVDKRGTIGVQSMAFDSLVARGHGFNTVHEDFSFVRSIPAGISSGIETLGGYVSSLKFLFSKSGAEQIGGFGAIGGLFSPTWDWQVFWSMTAFLSIILAFMNILPIPALDGGHVVFLLYEMATGRPPHQRVLEVAQMIGMVLLLGLILFANGNDLLKAIFN; via the coding sequence ATGGAGATCCTGATCAAAGGAGCACAGCTCATCCTCAGCCTTAGCATCCTCGTCACGCTGCACGAGCTGGGCCACTACCTGCCCGCGCGCTGGTTCAAGACCCGCGTGGAGAAATTCTACCTCTTCTTCGATCCGTGGTTCTCACTGGTGAAGAAGAAGATCGGCGACACTGAGTTCGGCATCGGCTGGATCCCCTTCGGCGGCTACGTGAAGATCAGCGGCATGGTGGACGAGAGCATGGACAAGGCGCAGATGGCCAAGCCCGCCGAGCCATGGGAGTTCCGGAGCAAGCCCGCATGGCAGCGCCTCATCATCATGGTGGGCGGTGTCACCGTGAACCTGCTGCTGGGCATGCTCATCTACATCGGCATCCTCTGGGTTTGGGGCCGCGATTACCTGCCGAACGAGAACGCGATCTACGGCGTGCATGTGAGCAAGACCCTCGAGGCGCAGGGCATGCGCGATGGCGATCGCATCATCAGCGTGAATGGCAAGGCACCGAAGTCCATCGGCGAAGCGCAAGCAGCCATCATGCTCGACGACGCCCGCGACCTGGTGATCGACCGCAATGGCGAGGAAGTGCGCATCACCCTGCCAACGGGCTTCAGCCAAATGGCCGTGGACAGCGGCGAGAAGGCCTTGATGCAAGTGCGCATCCCCTTCTTCATCGACAGCATCATTGCCGGAGCTGGGGCTTCGCGCAGTGCTTTGCGCAACGGTGATCGCATCGTTTCGGTGGAAGGTGAGTCAACGCCCTACTTCGAGGATTTCCGCAAGAAGGTGCGCGACCACAAGGACAACTTCGCGGTGATCGGTTACGAGCGCAGTGGCGCGCGCGATCTTGCTGTTGTGCAGGTGGACAAGCGCGGCACCATCGGGGTGCAGAGCATGGCCTTCGATTCGTTGGTCGCGCGCGGTCATGGCTTCAACACCGTGCACGAGGATTTCTCATTCGTGCGGTCCATCCCGGCAGGCATCAGCAGCGGCATCGAGACGCTTGGCGGCTATGTGAGCTCGCTCAAGTTCCTCTTCAGCAAATCGGGCGCAGAGCAGATCGGCGGCTTCGGCGCCATCGGCGGGCTCTTTAGCCCCACGTGGGATTGGCAGGTCTTCTGGAGCATGACCGCCTTCCTCAGCATCATCCTCGCCTTCATGAACATCCTGCCCATCCCCGCGCTCGATGGCGGACATGTGGTCTTCCTGCTCTATGAGATGGCCACCGGCCGGCCGCCCCACCAGCGCGTGCTCGAAGTGGCGCAGATGATCGGCATGGTGCTGCTGCTCGGCCTCATCCTCTTCGCCAACGGCAACGACCTGTTGAAGGCCATTTTCAACTAG
- a CDS encoding response regulator — protein MILLDLSSPGADGLTLVEQIRVQGVVMPFLVVTPYELPHLYATLRGAGANDLVQKPYD, from the coding sequence ATGATCCTGCTCGACTTGAGCTCGCCGGGCGCCGATGGCCTTACGCTGGTGGAGCAGATCCGCGTGCAAGGCGTGGTGATGCCCTTCCTCGTGGTGACGCCCTACGAGCTACCGCACCTGTACGCCACCTTGCGCGGCGCTGGCGCCAACGACCTGGTGCAGAAACCCTACGACTAA
- a CDS encoding glycosyltransferase family 39 protein, which produces MARILGDIRFWIALTTLVRLVGITSPPLETAHSWRQAFTNMVARNMAEDGIDLLHPRTDLAGERPDPVASEFPGFNALVALLYRAFGPAHWYGRMMALIASALGAWAFHALIRNRYGERAAFLATFVLVWSSWFVYGRKSMPDVFSAALVLMALWAADRAARAGALWLMLAVPLAALGGMCKIPAIVLLAPWLLFCIEPGVPRGRRLLLGAALTLAVAPVAWWYFVWQPHLLAAYGNPLYFPYSIAEGFKQLFAHGSKLGERFWFSALLSHLAFAAALAGAWRVYRRRDARTLLVSLGIAMPFTLIMAKAGDVFTLHAYYIIPLVPLMALLAGIGLERVRPGWLSATVLIVIVAEGAGMRWSDLVGGRERAYLLDAAPLADRLTRPDELVATTSGLDPRQMYYLNRKGWGLTPIRAQDPVVLDSLAALGLRAVIVDRLNADAAVPWPVLHEDAHWRVHAAP; this is translated from the coding sequence ATGGCCCGAATCCTCGGCGACATCCGGTTCTGGATCGCGCTCACCACATTGGTGCGGCTCGTGGGCATCACATCTCCTCCGTTGGAGACCGCGCACAGTTGGCGTCAGGCCTTCACCAACATGGTGGCGCGCAACATGGCGGAGGATGGCATCGACCTGCTGCATCCGCGCACCGACCTGGCCGGAGAGCGACCTGATCCGGTGGCCAGCGAATTCCCCGGATTCAATGCCTTGGTCGCTTTGCTGTATCGCGCGTTCGGTCCTGCGCACTGGTACGGGAGGATGATGGCCCTCATCGCCTCGGCACTCGGCGCATGGGCCTTCCACGCGCTGATCCGGAACCGTTACGGCGAGCGCGCAGCATTCCTTGCCACGTTCGTCCTCGTATGGTCGTCATGGTTCGTCTATGGCCGCAAATCCATGCCCGATGTCTTCAGCGCGGCTCTGGTGCTGATGGCCCTGTGGGCAGCGGATCGCGCCGCGCGAGCTGGTGCGCTGTGGCTGATGCTCGCGGTTCCACTAGCCGCACTTGGCGGCATGTGCAAGATCCCGGCAATCGTGCTGCTGGCGCCCTGGCTGCTCTTCTGCATCGAGCCGGGCGTGCCGCGCGGCCGGCGCTTGCTCCTAGGGGCGGCGCTCACGTTGGCGGTGGCGCCGGTGGCCTGGTGGTATTTCGTATGGCAGCCGCACCTGCTGGCCGCTTACGGCAATCCACTGTACTTCCCGTATTCGATCGCCGAGGGCTTCAAGCAGCTGTTCGCGCATGGCTCCAAGCTGGGCGAACGGTTCTGGTTCTCCGCGCTGCTGAGCCATCTCGCTTTCGCCGCAGCGCTTGCCGGGGCCTGGAGGGTCTATCGCCGAAGAGACGCGCGCACGCTGCTGGTGTCGCTGGGCATCGCGATGCCGTTCACGCTGATCATGGCCAAGGCCGGCGATGTGTTCACGTTGCATGCCTATTACATCATTCCATTGGTTCCGCTCATGGCGTTGCTGGCGGGCATTGGGCTCGAACGGGTCAGGCCCGGCTGGCTCTCGGCAACGGTCCTGATCGTGATCGTTGCCGAGGGCGCTGGGATGCGGTGGAGCGACCTCGTTGGGGGCCGTGAGCGCGCTTACCTCCTTGATGCAGCCCCGCTTGCGGACCGCTTAACGCGACCGGATGAATTGGTGGCCACCACATCGGGATTGGACCCCCGACAGATGTACTACCTGAACCGCAAGGGCTGGGGCTTGACGCCGATCCGCGCGCAGGACCCCGTCGTGCTCGACAGTTTGGCCGCGTTGGGCCTGCGCGCCGTTATCGTCGATCGCCTGAACGCCGATGCCGCAGTGCCCTGGCCGGTGCTTCACGAGGACGCGCATTGGCGCGTGCATGCGGCGCCCTGA
- the mce gene encoding methylmalonyl-CoA epimerase: protein MDHLIRIEHIGIAVKDLNGAEALYTKLLGEAPYKREEVESEGVITSFFKAGLNKIELLESTRPDGPIAKAIEKRGEGIHHIAFEVADIRAEMARLKAEGFALLNEEPKRGADNKLVCFIHPKSAGGVLVELCQEIK, encoded by the coding sequence ATGGACCACCTGATCCGCATCGAGCACATCGGCATCGCCGTCAAGGACCTGAATGGCGCCGAGGCGCTCTACACCAAATTGCTCGGCGAAGCGCCCTACAAGCGCGAGGAAGTGGAGAGCGAGGGCGTGATCACATCGTTCTTCAAGGCGGGTCTGAACAAGATCGAGCTGTTGGAGAGCACACGGCCCGATGGGCCCATCGCGAAGGCCATTGAGAAGCGCGGCGAGGGCATCCACCACATCGCCTTTGAGGTGGCCGACATCCGGGCCGAGATGGCGCGCTTGAAGGCTGAGGGCTTCGCTTTGCTGAACGAAGAGCCCAAGCGCGGGGCCGACAATAAGCTGGTCTGCTTTATCCATCCGAAGAGCGCGGGCGGGGTGCTGGTGGAGCTGTGCCAGGAGATCAAGTGA
- a CDS encoding glutaredoxin, with product MSTTLNTKELTLVYDSGTSEGRKALAYAYTLAPKVNKQDVSEVSLSTTFVRQVLKQLNLRPKDLLNRAHPYYQEHLRGRDLDSEGWLQVLTHNPGLLKAPIALQGDKAVLCEPASLINTINEAQRKAS from the coding sequence ATGAGCACTACCCTTAATACCAAGGAACTGACGCTTGTGTACGATAGCGGCACCTCCGAAGGACGCAAGGCGCTCGCCTATGCGTACACGCTCGCACCGAAGGTGAACAAGCAGGATGTGAGCGAAGTGAGTCTGAGCACCACCTTCGTGCGCCAGGTGCTGAAGCAATTGAACCTGCGGCCCAAGGACCTGCTCAACCGCGCTCATCCGTATTATCAGGAACATTTGCGCGGCCGCGACCTCGATAGTGAGGGCTGGCTGCAAGTGCTCACGCACAACCCGGGGCTGCTCAAGGCGCCCATTGCTTTGCAGGGCGATAAGGCCGTGCTCTGCGAACCGGCCTCTCTGATCAATACGATCAACGAAGCGCAGCGCAAGGCCAGCTAG
- a CDS encoding response regulator transcription factor — protein MPHVLLIEDDALVRKLLEKRLQLAGWEVTALRDGSQLLERFAEHPADLILIDLGLPGADGLSLVEQLRAQGISAPILVLTAYELPHLHATVRGVGANDLVQKPYDQEELIERMRRLMAA, from the coding sequence ATGCCGCACGTGTTGCTGATCGAGGACGATGCCCTGGTGCGCAAGCTGCTGGAGAAGCGCTTGCAGCTGGCAGGCTGGGAGGTGACCGCCCTGCGCGATGGCAGCCAGCTGCTTGAGCGCTTCGCTGAGCATCCTGCAGACCTCATCCTCATCGACCTCGGCTTGCCCGGCGCCGATGGGCTCAGCCTTGTTGAGCAGCTGCGCGCGCAAGGCATTTCCGCGCCCATCCTCGTGCTCACGGCGTACGAGCTGCCGCACCTTCACGCCACCGTGCGCGGCGTTGGCGCCAACGACCTGGTGCAGAAGCCCTATGACCAAGAGGAGCTGATTGAGAGGATGCGGAGGCTGATGGCGGCGTGA
- a CDS encoding DUF1684 domain-containing protein yields the protein MRGPLLAFALLASSRMVAQGVEAAWLDSLSAYWSRINAAYSDSAHSPLLPKDRQAFTELERFAPDARFKVIAAFRPKKGKPFGMKTTTDRVPQYEAIGQLRFAAAGRKVRLTVYRNIDLSKKPGYADHLFVPFTDLTNGEETYGGGRYLDLQGPLKKQVELDFNRAYNPYCAYGGRYSCPIPPAENHLELRVEAGAKAFVH from the coding sequence ATGCGCGGCCCCCTCCTCGCGTTCGCGCTCTTGGCCTCCTCACGCATGGTGGCCCAAGGCGTTGAGGCAGCGTGGCTTGACAGCCTTTCGGCCTATTGGTCGCGCATCAACGCCGCGTACAGCGATTCCGCTCATTCGCCGCTATTGCCCAAGGACCGGCAGGCGTTCACGGAATTGGAACGCTTCGCCCCTGATGCCCGCTTCAAGGTGATAGCAGCGTTCAGGCCGAAGAAGGGGAAGCCCTTCGGCATGAAGACCACCACCGACCGGGTGCCGCAGTACGAAGCCATTGGGCAATTGCGCTTTGCCGCAGCCGGCAGGAAAGTGCGCCTCACCGTGTATCGGAACATCGACCTGAGCAAGAAACCGGGTTACGCCGATCATCTCTTTGTTCCGTTCACCGACCTCACCAATGGCGAGGAGACCTATGGCGGCGGCCGCTATCTCGACCTGCAAGGCCCGCTCAAGAAACAGGTTGAGTTGGATTTCAACCGGGCCTACAATCCTTACTGCGCGTATGGCGGCCGCTATTCCTGCCCCATTCCGCCGGCCGAGAACCACCTCGAGCTGAGGGTCGAAGCCGGTGCGAAGGCCTTCGTGCACTGA
- a CDS encoding threonylcarbamoyl-AMP synthase yields the protein MSATISEQLARAVQLLRVGEAVAIPTETVYGLAANAFDADAVLKVFTAKQRPSFDPLIVHVGQQADVHRVARELAPGAQALIDAFWPGPLTLVLPKCDAVPDIVTSGLDTVGVRMPAHPLTLQLLRALDFPLAAPSANPFGYVSPTTAQHVADQLGDRIPYILDGGPCEVGVESTIIGWEVDRWVLYRPGGIALEAIEAVIGSVAHAVKQVLPVAPGMLENHYAPRKPVQVGEVRELLARHQGKRVGVIAFQMEYRAHRCIRLSAKGDLNEAARTLFAALRELDASDCDVILAERFPEQGLGLAINDRLRRAAVR from the coding sequence GTGTCCGCGACGATCAGTGAACAATTGGCCCGGGCCGTGCAGCTCCTGCGCGTGGGCGAGGCCGTGGCCATCCCTACCGAGACGGTTTATGGACTTGCGGCCAATGCCTTCGACGCGGATGCCGTGCTCAAGGTCTTCACCGCCAAGCAGCGCCCCAGCTTCGATCCGCTGATCGTGCATGTGGGACAGCAAGCCGATGTGCATCGCGTAGCGCGCGAACTGGCGCCCGGAGCGCAAGCACTCATCGATGCCTTCTGGCCGGGGCCGCTCACATTGGTGCTGCCCAAGTGCGATGCCGTGCCCGATATCGTCACCAGTGGCCTGGACACCGTGGGCGTGCGCATGCCCGCTCACCCGCTCACGCTGCAGTTGCTGCGCGCGCTCGACTTCCCGCTGGCTGCGCCCAGCGCGAATCCTTTCGGTTACGTGAGCCCCACCACCGCGCAGCATGTTGCCGATCAACTCGGCGATCGCATCCCGTACATCCTCGATGGCGGTCCCTGCGAGGTCGGCGTGGAGTCCACCATCATTGGTTGGGAGGTCGATCGCTGGGTACTGTACCGGCCCGGCGGCATCGCACTGGAAGCCATCGAAGCGGTGATCGGTTCCGTAGCGCATGCCGTGAAGCAGGTGCTACCGGTCGCACCCGGCATGCTCGAGAACCACTACGCTCCGCGCAAGCCAGTGCAGGTAGGCGAGGTCCGCGAGCTCCTCGCGCGGCATCAAGGAAAGCGGGTTGGCGTGATCGCATTCCAAATGGAATACCGCGCCCATCGTTGCATTCGGCTTTCCGCCAAGGGCGACCTGAACGAAGCCGCGCGCACGCTCTTCGCTGCCCTGCGCGAACTGGACGCCAGCGATTGCGATGTGATCCTCGCAGAGCGGTTCCCGGAACAGGGGCTGGGACTGGCGATCAATGATCGGTTGCGGAGGGCGGCGGTGCGCTGA
- a CDS encoding 1-deoxy-D-xylulose-5-phosphate reductoisomerase — MKRIAILGSTGSIGTQALEVVREQSAHFEVELLTCGNRVDLLIEQALEFKPNAVVIGDAAQLPRVKDALFPQGIKAYAGPEALEQSVAMEGIDTVLTALVGYAGLKPTLAAINAGKHIALANKETLVVAGALVTKAAREKAVNIYPVDSEHSAIFQCLAGEWENPIEKIVLTASGGPFRGKSREELAAVTKAQALKHPNWDMGAKITIDSASLMNKGLEAIEAKWLFNLKKEQIEIVVHPQSIIHSVVQFRDGSMKAQMGLPDMKLPIQYALSYPQRLPTDWPRFDFTAYPALTFEQPDLATFRNLALALEAMDRGGNAPCVLNAANEVAVELFLNDAIGFLEMSDVVEHCLSRIPFIPDPQLADLMASDAEARRLARERVPSAWRS, encoded by the coding sequence ATGAAACGAATCGCCATCCTCGGATCCACAGGCTCCATCGGCACGCAGGCCTTGGAGGTGGTTCGCGAGCAGTCGGCCCATTTCGAGGTGGAGCTGCTCACCTGCGGCAACCGCGTGGATCTCTTGATCGAGCAGGCGTTGGAGTTCAAGCCCAATGCGGTGGTGATCGGCGATGCGGCCCAACTGCCGCGCGTGAAGGATGCCCTCTTCCCGCAGGGGATCAAGGCGTATGCGGGTCCAGAAGCGCTGGAGCAGAGCGTGGCCATGGAGGGCATAGACACCGTGCTCACGGCCTTGGTCGGCTACGCCGGATTGAAGCCCACGCTCGCTGCGATCAACGCAGGCAAGCATATCGCCCTCGCGAACAAGGAGACGCTCGTGGTGGCGGGAGCGCTAGTCACCAAGGCCGCGCGTGAGAAGGCGGTGAACATCTATCCGGTGGACAGCGAGCACAGCGCCATCTTCCAATGCCTCGCTGGCGAGTGGGAGAACCCCATCGAGAAGATCGTGCTCACCGCGAGCGGCGGTCCGTTCCGTGGCAAGAGCCGCGAGGAGCTGGCCGCGGTGACCAAGGCGCAAGCGCTCAAGCATCCCAATTGGGACATGGGCGCCAAGATCACCATCGACAGCGCGAGCCTGATGAACAAGGGACTGGAAGCCATCGAGGCGAAATGGCTCTTCAACCTGAAAAAGGAGCAGATCGAGATCGTGGTTCATCCGCAAAGCATCATCCACAGCGTGGTGCAATTCCGCGATGGCAGCATGAAGGCGCAGATGGGCCTGCCCGACATGAAGCTGCCCATCCAATATGCGCTCTCGTATCCGCAGCGGCTTCCAACTGATTGGCCGCGCTTCGATTTCACCGCGTATCCCGCTCTGACGTTCGAGCAGCCCGACCTCGCTACCTTCCGCAACCTCGCGCTCGCGCTCGAAGCCATGGACCGTGGCGGAAACGCGCCTTGCGTGCTCAATGCCGCTAACGAAGTGGCCGTGGAGCTCTTCCTCAATGACGCCATCGGCTTCCTGGAGATGAGCGACGTGGTGGAGCATTGCCTCTCCCGTATACCATTCATCCCCGATCCGCAACTTGCCGACCTCATGGCCAGCGACGCCGAAGCCCGGCGACTGGCGCGTGAGCGAGTCCCTTCCGCATGGAGATCCTGA
- a CDS encoding FAD-binding oxidoreductase, whose protein sequence is MPFTHDAIIIGQGLAGTVLSETLASRGLSIRVFDARQVGSASHVAAGVVNPIVLRRTLPSWRASEMLAVAGAYYRELELDQEADYWKPLPFVEIFPTAQEAAIWQLRMRDAEHKHMLSSAPLSDASLEKLPHPYGYGVVLRCAWLNLQAMMADHRERLIASGALEERIILESDIIRKADGIEVLGRSAPLLVHCGGPFNTVPGLVPVRGEGLTVRLPGLGLNCMAHRGAFIVPMGDDVYRVGSTFAWDDVWSGPTDEGKRHLLDRLHRLWSGPIEVLDHWAGVRPASKDRRPIMGRTGPHEAVLSGFGARGGLLAPWCAAHLADHLLNGKPLDPEVDVQRFA, encoded by the coding sequence ATGCCCTTCACCCACGATGCTATCATCATCGGCCAAGGCCTGGCGGGCACCGTGCTCAGCGAGACCCTCGCATCGCGTGGCTTGAGTATCAGGGTCTTCGATGCAAGGCAAGTTGGCAGCGCATCGCATGTGGCAGCAGGCGTAGTGAATCCCATCGTTCTCCGCCGCACCTTGCCGAGTTGGCGCGCATCGGAGATGCTGGCCGTCGCGGGAGCGTATTACCGGGAGCTCGAGCTCGATCAAGAGGCGGACTACTGGAAGCCCCTGCCCTTCGTGGAGATCTTCCCAACGGCGCAGGAAGCGGCCATCTGGCAATTGCGCATGCGCGATGCGGAGCACAAGCACATGCTGTCGAGCGCGCCCCTGAGCGATGCGAGCCTGGAGAAGCTGCCCCATCCATACGGCTATGGTGTCGTGCTGCGCTGCGCATGGTTGAATCTGCAGGCCATGATGGCCGACCACCGTGAGCGCTTGATCGCCAGCGGCGCCTTGGAGGAACGGATCATCCTTGAATCGGACATCATCCGCAAGGCCGATGGCATTGAGGTCCTCGGGCGCAGCGCTCCGTTGCTGGTGCATTGCGGTGGGCCGTTCAACACCGTGCCCGGACTGGTACCCGTGCGCGGCGAAGGACTCACTGTGCGGCTGCCCGGCCTGGGTCTGAATTGCATGGCGCATCGCGGCGCATTCATCGTGCCCATGGGTGACGATGTCTATCGCGTTGGGTCCACGTTCGCGTGGGATGATGTGTGGAGCGGCCCCACGGACGAAGGGAAGCGCCATCTGCTCGACCGCCTTCACCGCTTGTGGAGCGGGCCGATCGAAGTGCTGGATCACTGGGCCGGCGTGCGCCCTGCGAGCAAGGACAGGCGGCCGATAATGGGCCGCACAGGCCCGCATGAAGCGGTGCTCTCCGGATTCGGTGCGCGCGGAGGACTGCTAGCACCGTGGTGCGCGGCCCACTTGGCCGACCACTTGCTCAACGGCAAGCCGCTGGATCCGGAAGTGGACGTGCAGCGCTTCGCCTGA
- a CDS encoding HAD family phosphatase: MIIDTLILDLGGVLIDVDYHATGLHFGSLGITGFDALYSKARQSDLFDRFETGNLSPQGFRDEVRALLSAALADTDIDAGWNAMLGSIPPERIDLVNELKQRYQLLLLSNTNAIHVPAFEAIIARNLGIRDFRSLFHGAYYSCELGMRKPNADIFQHVLEQHGADPGRALFIDDSIQHIIGARHAGLNAEHLELGKEDVIGMVMRLGLLT; encoded by the coding sequence GTGATCATCGACACCCTGATCCTTGACCTCGGCGGCGTGCTCATCGATGTGGACTACCATGCCACCGGGCTTCATTTCGGGTCACTCGGCATCACAGGCTTTGACGCGCTCTACTCCAAGGCTAGGCAGAGCGACCTCTTCGACCGATTCGAGACCGGTAATCTCTCACCCCAAGGGTTCCGCGATGAAGTGCGCGCACTGCTCAGCGCGGCGCTGGCCGACACGGACATCGATGCCGGCTGGAACGCCATGCTCGGCTCGATCCCCCCGGAGCGAATCGACTTGGTGAACGAGCTGAAGCAACGCTACCAGCTGCTGCTGCTCAGCAACACCAACGCCATCCATGTGCCAGCCTTCGAGGCCATCATCGCGCGCAATCTCGGCATCCGAGATTTCCGGTCGCTCTTCCACGGCGCCTACTATAGCTGCGAGCTGGGTATGCGCAAGCCGAATGCGGACATCTTCCAGCACGTGCTGGAGCAGCATGGCGCCGATCCCGGACGAGCGCTCTTCATCGACGACAGCATCCAGCATATCATCGGCGCGCGCCATGCCGGGCTGAATGCCGAGCACCTCGAGCTTGGGAAAGAGGATGTGATCGGGATGGTGATGCGACTAGGGCTGCTCACTTGA